The genomic DNA CAAAGCGAAGCCGGCGAGCCAAGCCAAGACCGAGGAAGAACCGCTAAAAGCGCCCAAAGAGCAGCCGCTACCTTCCAGGAAGGCATTCAACGGAGGCGTCGGCGTCGCGGTGGGCGTCGGCGTCGGTGTCGGAATCACCTGGAACTCCAAGGCCCCCATGTCGGGCAAGGGTCCCTGAGGCCGAGTCACCAAATCGAAGTCGGGGCTGGGCAGGCCGCCCGGCGGATCCAGATCGCCTTGATCGATGACCGGCGAATCCGCAGTTAAATGGAAGTCGTCGGCCGCCGAATCGGCCCAAAGCGGATCCACATTGACGTTGTTCCCCTCATTGACGGTGATCGTTCCGGGCAGAACCTCGAAATTGATGATGTCATTGTTGAAGAGGTTGATCGTGCCGTCGGGGGTGCATTCGCCGCCGCCGCCGGCGATGACCGCGACGTCCTCGCCACCGGCATCCGCGGTGTTCTGGTAGATGATGTTGTTATAGATATCGGTGGTATTGTCGACGCAAGGCTCCAACAAGATCCCGCCGCCAACGGCGGCGGTGTTGTCGAAGAGAGTGTTGTGAACGATCCGGACCAAGGCCGTTCCGTCGATCTCGATGTACATGCCGCCGCCGATATTGTTCTCGGCGAAGTTGCCGGCCAGGATGTTATTGGTAAGGATGAGCTCGCCGTCGAGGACATCGGCGCCGATGCCGCCGCCCGGGACGCCGCTCAAGGCCTGATTGTCGAAGAAGGCATTCCGATTCACGGTGATGACGCCGGTTCCGAAGGAGCCGACGAATAATCCGCCGCCGACCCGTTCCCCGCCGTTGTTGATGAATTCATTGTCCTGAATGAGGACGGTGGCATTCTGCACCGCCGCCGATAAGCCGCCGGCATCGCTGCCGCCGACCGGACCGTTGTTCTGGAAGGTGATGCCGGTGACCGTCAGGTTGAGGCCGTCGTCATCGGTGGCCAAGGGCTCGATCATCAGGCCCGAGACATTGTTTCCGCCGCCATCGATGAAGGTGAGGCCCTTGCCGGCGCCGGTGATCGTCAGCGAAAAATTCTCGGCATTGGCGTCGCCGTCGTAGCAGAAGCCGTCGTCGCTGCAATCGGTGTCGGCCAAGGGAACGTCGTTGGGATTGTAGGTGCCGGCGGCCAGGGTGATCGTATCGTCCTGGTCGTTGCATTGGGCGATATTGAGCGCCTCCTGGAAGGGACAGGCGACGCCGGGATCGCTGCAGTCGCCGGAGCAGTCGTTGGTCGGATCGCAGTCGCTGCAGGAAGCCGCCGCCGGCGTCACTTGCAGATTGGCGGCGAGAGTCGGGTTGGACGGCGCCGTCAGCAGAATGCCTAGGGCCAGGGCCGGGTAAAACCATGGGAACTTAGTCATAGAGTCCTCCATTGGGGATCTTGGGGTGTCCAAAGAAAAAACCCCAGCTAACCATGGGCCAGCCGGGGTTTTAGAGAAACGATCACGCTTAAGATCGGCGTCGAATCCCGAAAGCCGCCAGCAAGCCGAAGCCGGCCAGCCAAACCCAGGCCGAGGCCGAGCTGGCCAAGCCGCCCAGCGAGCACCCGCTGCCCTCGAGAAGCGGGTTGGCCGGTGGCGTCGGCGTTGGGGTCGGGGTCGGAATGAGAATCGGGCACTCTTCCGGCACATAGCAGTCGGGGTCGCAGCCCGGAATCGGAGCTCCGGTGACCTCGCGGCAAGTCCCGCCGGGAGCCGGCGCCGCGCAGCCCGAAGGGCAGCAGAAGTCGGCGTCGGGCTCGCAGGCCTTGTCGGTGATCACGCAGCCGCCGCTGCTGTCGCAGACGTTGTCGGTGCAGAGATCGCCGTCCTCGCAAATCTCGCCCGGGAATTGGCCGCTATCCGGATAAGGCGGTCCGGGGAATTCGATGAGCTTGATGGCCGGCGGATCGACGCAAATCAAATCGGCCTCGGCCTGATCCAAGCAAGCGGCATCGTAACCCGGAGGGTTGCAGTCGATGGGGCAAGTGTCGCAATCCTCGCCCTGCTCGCCTTCGCAGACGCCGTTGCCGCAGTGGTCGAAGGGAACCGGCTCGGGGCTGTTGCAGAGCACGCAATTTTCGTCGGCCGCGGTGTCGAGGTCATAGTCGCAACCGCTGGGATTTTCGCTGGGATCGGGTTGATCGAGGCAAACGCCGACCCGGCAGGCATTGGCTTCGGCGCCGCCGGAGATCCCGTTACAGAAATCGTCGTTGGGCTGGCAATCGATTTGGGTCGTGCCCACTTCGACGCAGGTGGTGTGACACAGCGGATCGCCGTCCCCCGGAACGCCTTGGGGACACTGGGGAACCGGCGAGGGAGTCACGAAGCTTCCGTCGGCCGCCGCGCAAAAGAAACCGGGACAAACTTCGCCGCCGCAGCCAGGGCCGAAGGAAGTGAATTCGCAGGTCTCGCCGACGCAAAGGTCGCAGTCCGTTCCGGGATTGCTGGCATCGCAAGGAGCGCCGACGACGCCGTAGAGCGGCCGGACCCAGCCTGGGTAAACGCTGACTCCGATTGCCCAAAGTAGGAATAAAAAGAAGGCGGGCAAAGCAACCCCCGCCAGCTGCCAACGGTGTTTTTTGATGACTTGCGACATGCAACCTCCCCTGTGGGGTTATGCGTATTGTTAATTTTCTGTGGAGTGCCAGGTACTTGAGCGCTAAGAGTAAAGAATTGACCGAGAAAGATCAAGCAATTAAACGGATTCATGGCCGAAAACCAAGCAAAGCCACTCCCGAATTGGGCCTTTCCGGGGCTGTTTTTAGCCTATTTTCTTTTCTATGCTTGGGATCTCGGGGCCATTGCCAAGCCGGTCTGGGACGAGATCGCCTATGTTCCGGCGGCCCGGGCCTTTCTACTCGGCCTCTGGCCCCTGCCCAATCCCGAGCACCCGCCCTTCGCCAAGCAAATGATCGCCCTCAGCATGAAGCTCTTCGGCGACCGGCCCGAAGCTTGGCGCTACTTTTCCGTGTTGTCCGGAGCCATCGCCAACGTCAGCGTTCTCTATCTGGTCGACCGCCTCGGAAAGCGCCGCGGCGTGACGCTGCTGACCGCGGCTTGCCTGCTGCTCGATCCGCTTTTGATCGTTCACTATCGGATGGCGATTTTGGAGCCGCCCATGGCTGCGGCCATGATGTCGGCCCTAGCCATCGCCGTCGGCATCTATCAAAGCCGCTCCTGGCGCCCTTTCCGAGTCGTCATCCTCGGAATCGTCATGGGCTTGGGCCTGGCCAGCAAATGGTCGATCGCCGCGGCTTTCCCATCGATATTTATTTTGGTTTTTTCGGGATTACGCCGCGAGAAGGCGACCTTTGGCGCCTACTTCCTCGCTCTTTTGGCTCTCAGCCTGCTGCCTTGGGCGGTTTATTTCGGCAGCTACGCGCTCAACGGCTTTTCATTCAGGCAAAGCCTTGAAGTTCTCCGCTTCAGTCTCGAGTTCCACCGCCATTTCGACAGGACTTTGAACATCGGCAGCCCCTGGTATGAGTGGCTCTATTCAGGCCAGCCGCTTTGGTACCTTCACCCGGCCTTGCACAACACCAAGGACCAAACCCTGATGGCCGTCGGCAACTTGGTTCTTTGGATTTCGGCCCAGCTCTTGGCCATCTACGGACTGTGGGCCCGCCGGCGCTCGCTTGAGATGTGGGCCATTGCGGCCGCGCTGGTTTTGCAATTTTCGCTCTTCGCGTTCAAGCCGCTGAACTTCATGCATTACATGGTCGGGATCTTGCCGTTGCTATACACCTTGATGGGATCCGGCATCGCGGCGCTTTTTGACCGTTACGGCGACCGCTATCGGCGGATTCTCCAGGTCGACTTCGCTCTCCTCCTGCTTGGCGCCTCACTCGTCACCTGGAATTACGGTCCCTTCCTCTGGGGCGGGCGTGTGACCCAAGAGAGCCTTAGCCGCCTCCCCAATCCCTTTTCTTCGCAAGCCCCGCAGCCTTAAAACGCGCCGCGCGGCCTCCCAAGCGATGGGCCACCCCATCTTGGAGCGGCCTTGGAGGCGGTCGCGAAACACGATCGGGTACTCTCGAATTCGGCAACCATCGTCCCAAAGCGCCAGGGTCAGCTCGACCCAAAAACCGTAACCGTCGCAGCGGAAACGCTGGCTTTCGAGACGCTCCAAAGTCCGGCGATTGAAACAACGGAAGCCGGCGGTGATGTCGCGAAACGGGAGCGAGAGCAAACGGCGGGCGTAGAGATTGGCCCCGAGGCTCAAAGCCCTTCGGTGCCATGGCCAATTTTCCACACCGCCCCCCGGCACATAACGCGAACCGATGACCAGATCGCAGCTTTCCACCAGCTTGAGCATCGGCAAGACCGCCTCGACCGGATGGGAACGGTCGCCGTCCATTTGCAAGAGCCTCTCGGCACCGAGCTTCAAAGCGTCATGATAGCCCTCGAGGCACGAGTGGGCGAAGCTCCGGGGCGGCGCCCGATGGAGGCAATGGAGCCGTTCGCCGTAACGCGTTTTCAAGTCCTCGGCCAGCCGGCCGGTGCCATCGGGCGAAGCGTCGTCCACCACCAGAAAATGAAGCTCGGCCGGCAGAGCCGCCAGCTCTTCCAGCAGGATCGGCAGATTTTCCCGCTCATTATAGGTGGGAATGAGGATGAAATCTTTCACGGCTCTCCGGCGATGGCGACAAAATACTTGGAAGGCGATCGCAAATACTAGTATTAAATCCGCCGATGCCGCTTGCCCTCGCCTGTCTCAAAGCCGTCTTGCTCTTCACCCTGACCGGCCTCAGCTTGTTCCGCTTGGCGCCCCGCGCCATCCGGGAAATCCATTCCTGGATCGACCGAATCTTGCTGTCGCTGCTCACCGGCATCGCCTTCTATACCCTCTTCTTTCTCTTGGCCCAGGGCCTATTCAACCTGCCCTTGACCCAGGTCACGCTTTGGGGGGTCTTCACCTTGATCCTCGCGGCCGGCGCCGGGGTCGAGATCTACCGCCGCTCCCGGCATTTGAAGACCGGTTTCGAGGAAAGCCCCGACGAAGACGAAAAGCTCGACAAGCCTCCGGCCCGGCCCTGGCGTGAGCTGATGGTCCTGATCGCCCTCGGCCTCATCTTCGCCTTCAGCCTTCACGTCCGGCTGCAGAACGGGCTCAAATACCCGGATAAGCTGCTCGATGCCGATCCTTACCGCCACCACATCCGTACCGAGGCCTTGATCCAAACCGGCCACCTGTCGAAATTCGACCCTTACTTGGTCGGCGAGGTTCCCATCTTCGAGCTCCAGGGCTGTTATATCCTGGCCGGCGTCCTGGGGCTGGCCGGGCCTTTCTCGGCTTGGGATCTCTGGGCCTGGGGCTCCCAGGTTTTTGGGGCCTTGAGCATCCTTTCGCTCTACCTCTTCGCCAAGCTGGGGCTGCGCTCGGTCATCGCCAGCGACCTCGGCCCCCCGCCCCGGCGCAAAAAAGGGCCGGCCCCGCCCCACCTCCGGGCCGAGGAAGTCGCCACTTTCGTCGCCCTGATCGCGGCCGCGCTGTGGGGAGCCTCGCCGGTTCACATCCTTCGCACCAATGCCGGCTTCTCCGAGGCCTATGCGATTCCGATGCTGGCGCCGGCCCTGCTCTTCTACCTTTGGGCGGCCGAGAGCCGGGTCTGGGGCGACTTCGTCTGGTTCGGCGTCTTCTTCACCGCGCTGGCCTTCATCAATCCGGTGCCGGCGGTCTTTGTCGTGCCTTTCTTCGCGGTTCACGCGGTCTACGTCTTCGTCAAAACCCGCGATAAGCGCTGGATCTGGGGCAACTTGCTGGCCGGCGGGATCTTCCTGGCCTGCCTCCTGGTCTGGAATTGGAAATTCTTGGCCACCCCGCTCTTCACCGGCGCCCTGGCCACCGGCAAGGCCGGCACCGAGGGAATCATGAAGGCGATGGGACAAAACCCGACCTTCGCCGAGAAGATCAAGGCCGGCTGGGAAACTTTCTCGCGGGAGATCTTCCGCAATCTGACCTTCGTCAACCTGTCGGGGCCCTCGATCGGATCTTTCCTCGGCGCCTTCGGTCTCAACGGCCGGCTGACTCGGCTTTTCTTCGACCTATTGGCGGTGGGCGGGGCCTTCGCCGGCTCCTTCTGGGTCTTCTGGAACGGGCGGGAGAAGAAATGGCGGATCGACGTCGTCACGGTCTTCTTCTTCCTTTCCTACGCCTTCTTTTTTCTGATCCTGTTTCTCATTCCCTTCGGCTTCATCTCCTTTACCTCCAAGTACTACCGCTACCTGCTCCCGATCAGCTTGAGCCTCTCCTGCATGTTCGCTTACTTCCTGTGGCGGCTCATCGATCACTGGGTGAAGAAGGATGGACGCAAGATCGCCGCGCTGGCCTTGACCACCGGCCTCTGCCTCCTCATCAATGCCGAAGCCGCGACTTGGGGCGGCTGGATCCTCAACTGCACGCCTGAGGAATACGCCTCGGCCGATTGGATCAACAAGAACACCAAGAAGAACGACATCATCATCGCCAACTGGTACACCGGCGATTATCTGCGCAGCCTGACCTTGCGGAACATCGTCATCAGCGACTATCCGCGAGTCGAGGTGCGAGTGGCGATGGACAAGTTCAACCTGAACATCCCGATCCTGCCGCGCGATCCCAACAAGGTATTGGACTACGTCGAGAGCCATCCCGGCGATTATTATCTGGTGACGTCGAAGTGGGGTCCTTGGGGGAAATACGAAGCCAACCCGCAATTCGAGCTGCTTCAGACCAACGGCAGCAATAAGAAAACCCAGTCGAAGATCTTCAAGATCCACCGCCGGGCTCCGGAGTCGATTCCGGAGTCCTTGTAGCAAGGGATTTTCCCCCTTTGAAAAAGGGGGATTAAGGGGGATTTAAAGGCGGGCTT from bacterium includes the following:
- a CDS encoding right-handed parallel beta-helix repeat-containing protein, whose protein sequence is MTKFPWFYPALALGILLTAPSNPTLAANLQVTPAAASCSDCDPTNDCSGDCSDPGVACPFQEALNIAQCNDQDDTITLAAGTYNPNDVPLADTDCSDDGFCYDGDANAENFSLTITGAGKGLTFIDGGGNNVSGLMIEPLATDDDGLNLTVTGITFQNNGPVGGSDAGGLSAAVQNATVLIQDNEFINNGGERVGGGLFVGSFGTGVITVNRNAFFDNQALSGVPGGGIGADVLDGELILTNNILAGNFAENNIGGGMYIEIDGTALVRIVHNTLFDNTAAVGGGILLEPCVDNTTDIYNNIIYQNTADAGGEDVAVIAGGGGECTPDGTINLFNNDIINFEVLPGTITVNEGNNVNVDPLWADSAADDFHLTADSPVIDQGDLDPPGGLPSPDFDLVTRPQGPLPDMGALEFQVIPTPTPTPTATPTPPLNAFLEGSGCSLGAFSGSSSVLAWLAGFALLAAFGFRRR
- a CDS encoding polyprenol monophosphomannose synthase, whose translation is MKDFILIPTYNERENLPILLEELAALPAELHFLVVDDASPDGTGRLAEDLKTRYGERLHCLHRAPPRSFAHSCLEGYHDALKLGAERLLQMDGDRSHPVEAVLPMLKLVESCDLVIGSRYVPGGGVENWPWHRRALSLGANLYARRLLSLPFRDITAGFRCFNRRTLERLESQRFRCDGYGFWVELTLALWDDGCRIREYPIVFRDRLQGRSKMGWPIAWEAARRVLRLRGLRRKGIGEAAKALLGHTPAPEEGTVIPGDE
- a CDS encoding glycosyltransferase family 39 protein, whose product is MAENQAKPLPNWAFPGLFLAYFLFYAWDLGAIAKPVWDEIAYVPAARAFLLGLWPLPNPEHPPFAKQMIALSMKLFGDRPEAWRYFSVLSGAIANVSVLYLVDRLGKRRGVTLLTAACLLLDPLLIVHYRMAILEPPMAAAMMSALAIAVGIYQSRSWRPFRVVILGIVMGLGLASKWSIAAAFPSIFILVFSGLRREKATFGAYFLALLALSLLPWAVYFGSYALNGFSFRQSLEVLRFSLEFHRHFDRTLNIGSPWYEWLYSGQPLWYLHPALHNTKDQTLMAVGNLVLWISAQLLAIYGLWARRRSLEMWAIAAALVLQFSLFAFKPLNFMHYMVGILPLLYTLMGSGIAALFDRYGDRYRRILQVDFALLLLGASLVTWNYGPFLWGGRVTQESLSRLPNPFSSQAPQP